A genome region from Columba livia isolate bColLiv1 breed racing homer chromosome 2, bColLiv1.pat.W.v2, whole genome shotgun sequence includes the following:
- the PRR15 gene encoding proline-rich protein 15 isoform X2 has protein sequence MADSAAATAAPAAGVKGSAAATWWKSLTSKKKHKEAAAPPPPPAAANEVPAAPHSSGGREEQPPHSDSGEAAGGGNRRSLRISHSGRFKERRKVRTSLLADGPEVFDGGGAPARSAAGGE, from the coding sequence ATGGCGGACAGCGCCGCGGCcaccgccgcccccgccgctgGCGTCAAGGGCAGCGCTGCGGCGACCTGGTGGAAGTCGCTGACCAGCAAGAAGAAGCACAAGGAAGCGGCGGCCCctccgccgccccccgccgctgCCAACGAGGTCCCCGCCGCCCCCCACAGCTCCGGCGGCCGGGAGGAGCAGCCGCCCCACTCGGACAGCGGCGAGGCCGCTGGCGGCGGCAACCGCCGGAGCCTCCGCATCTCCCACTCGGGCCGCTTCAAGGAGAGGCGGAAGGTGCGGACCTCGCTGCTGGCCGACGGCCCCGAGGTCTTCGACGGCGGCGGTGCCCCGGCCCGCTCCGCCGCTGGGGGCGAGTAG
- the PRR15 gene encoding proline-rich protein 15 isoform X1 yields MHADNTASTVGSPGFHYALGVLPYCSKAPSSSRPATAVCPFRGTPTSTGRSPTPHRRQVSGSRPGPGAGRAAAPPTGASRGAGCHLPPPHSARPLPASLFPPALLPSLFPSLPRRVEGGAAALPRGRRRALPPRAGERPQEPEMADSAAATAAPAAGVKGSAAATWWKSLTSKKKHKEAAAPPPPPAAANEVPAAPHSSGGREEQPPHSDSGEAAGGGNRRSLRISHSGRFKERRKVRTSLLADGPEVFDGGGAPARSAAGGE; encoded by the exons ATGCACGCCGACAACACCGCATCCACCGTCGGCAGCCCTGGATTTCATTATGCGCTCGGGGTGCTGCCTTACTGCTCTAaagctccctcctcctcccgccccgCCACCGCCGTGTGTCCCTTCAGGGGGACACCGACCTCCACCGGCCGCTCCCCCACCCCACACCGTAGGCAGGTGAGCGGGAGCCGTCCCGGCCCCGGGGCCGGCCGGGCCGCCGCTCCGCCCACGGGGGCGAGCCGCGGGGCTGGCTGCCACCTGCCGCCGCCGCACAGCGCCCGGCCGCTCCCCGCCAGcctcttccctcctgccctccttccctccctctttccttccctcccgcGTCGTGTCGAGGGAGGAGCAGCCGCGCTTCCCCGTGGGAGAAGGAGAGCGCTCCCGCCGCGGGCGGGCGAGCGCCCGCAG GAGCCCGAGATGGCGGACAGCGCCGCGGCcaccgccgcccccgccgctgGCGTCAAGGGCAGCGCTGCGGCGACCTGGTGGAAGTCGCTGACCAGCAAGAAGAAGCACAAGGAAGCGGCGGCCCctccgccgccccccgccgctgCCAACGAGGTCCCCGCCGCCCCCCACAGCTCCGGCGGCCGGGAGGAGCAGCCGCCCCACTCGGACAGCGGCGAGGCCGCTGGCGGCGGCAACCGCCGGAGCCTCCGCATCTCCCACTCGGGCCGCTTCAAGGAGAGGCGGAAGGTGCGGACCTCGCTGCTGGCCGACGGCCCCGAGGTCTTCGACGGCGGCGGTGCCCCGGCCCGCTCCGCCGCTGGGGGCGAGTAG